One segment of Dolichospermum sp. DET69 DNA contains the following:
- a CDS encoding virulence factor SrfB: MPVEIQLLPSFKLGMKENTQLHLPTIQIVPINSNIPHISRITCIVRGTPYQLSAQIQSSYRQLDSATPKKISTICQLGQNPCQLDSPLITIVDCTLKVIVEYFDSDAVGKPNLSISNHVCAECDLWFIPNLEKPSKSSTKNHTTMESSRFDTYLHNLSQQLSEKLNEKQRKRFPGWLALDFGTSNSTVTLFDPIEVPIAEVLPREQELRLRERMAEWFNSVPDLALPDVSGSEWEKFLADISKNLEIESEQLSEIFESDNKELFLEAIRQIELCLGTSDRFRRAVSKKLYAIYHEVFRVPTLESQNLIPVVLDIDRRSTEIPSEMEVSQLIPLKLRMGRDARDNRKKAIAQGTTVSVKEIISRFHHSPKRYFGQNRSFPIILEEDEENIQVNSLIQAAWAQLIELTEDYRQRGRRRFSEGDFLTAVVTYPTVAPPVVRKEIKKLVQELGIDDVQTAYDEAVSVAIFFLWREFGGNLNIGIESFKTRCHQNGNKWSQNVLVLDIGGGTTDLALIELTLEDKTPFFADNEDRGLGGRYYKLTPKLLGSSGHLQLGGELITLRIFRLLKVAISDFLLTAVTTGDIESDKLEDLINSELNDRFLEDGKFKTGSLLKCIDKENPEGDVAFKDALDTAEKVLPTRWQQATQRLQTFYTLWDHAEAAKLKLGQKPPTDGSLLTFTLNEQQIGELLSQSSVKFQVRSSESISITLDNEQFDRAAMSSIKEAIGIAKGLMESRLSSEPNQKVDWLILSGKTCSLDLVQQQIYEEFSQSPYFVWNPERITFVLEFTKLATSAGACYAEKLRRFRFDPEESKNLLRKGANQLEIDVKNLFYYLPCNFKRKTQSNEPLAIFNAGQELYQLAPWDTVAKVRTPWQGIQLTNIIHRQDYENGTFRLWGSFDGKILMDKLGMEEQEFLKKIKVQFEIDQALQFSVLLCRGNPHYLIDVTGIDVNLVVSKSAENTLFTDGNLKWNIAIENHQHNLNDGDIAVNVLESATVDQPHAYHLVFAVDNNDDSKLIETFHYLQDGVKQPGTGLISKSLPPFPQSGQHTFYIYQTDNETNTKKWIRIGTLSRPDIITDYPCQYHVTLDNTGILRMHAGAVPYWKSNNQECLQEEGCVYQAELELQPNEVDKERDPFSGIH, translated from the coding sequence ATGCCTGTGGAAATTCAGCTTTTACCTAGCTTTAAATTAGGTATGAAAGAAAACACACAGTTGCATCTACCCACCATTCAAATTGTCCCTATTAACAGCAACATTCCCCATATTTCTCGGATTACCTGCATAGTTAGAGGTACACCATATCAATTATCAGCACAAATTCAAAGCAGTTATAGACAACTTGACTCAGCCACACCCAAAAAAATTTCTACTATTTGTCAATTAGGACAAAATCCCTGTCAGTTAGATTCACCTTTAATTACAATAGTTGATTGTACTTTAAAAGTAATTGTCGAATATTTTGACTCTGACGCTGTGGGAAAGCCAAATTTGTCTATATCTAATCATGTATGTGCTGAATGTGATCTTTGGTTTATACCTAATTTAGAAAAACCATCAAAGTCATCTACAAAAAATCATACAACTATGGAAAGTTCACGATTTGACACCTATCTGCATAATTTAAGTCAACAACTCAGTGAAAAACTCAACGAAAAACAAAGAAAAAGATTTCCTGGTTGGTTAGCTTTAGATTTTGGTACTTCTAACTCTACAGTGACACTTTTTGATCCCATTGAAGTCCCCATTGCCGAAGTTTTACCCAGAGAACAAGAATTGAGATTAAGAGAACGCATGGCTGAATGGTTCAATTCAGTCCCAGATTTAGCCTTACCAGATGTTAGTGGTAGTGAGTGGGAAAAATTTCTGGCTGATATTAGCAAAAACTTAGAAATAGAATCAGAACAATTAAGTGAAATTTTTGAAAGTGATAACAAAGAATTATTTTTAGAAGCAATTCGGCAAATTGAATTATGTTTAGGAACAAGTGATAGATTTCGGCGGGCTGTTAGCAAAAAACTTTATGCTATATATCATGAAGTGTTTCGCGTTCCCACATTAGAATCACAAAATTTAATTCCCGTAGTTTTAGATATTGACAGACGCAGTACAGAAATTCCCAGCGAAATGGAAGTATCGCAATTAATCCCATTAAAACTCCGCATGGGTAGAGATGCCAGAGATAATAGAAAAAAAGCCATAGCCCAAGGAACAACTGTTTCTGTCAAAGAAATTATTAGCAGATTTCACCATTCACCCAAACGCTATTTTGGACAAAATCGCTCTTTCCCCATTATCTTAGAAGAAGATGAAGAAAACATTCAAGTTAATAGCCTAATTCAAGCAGCTTGGGCGCAATTAATTGAATTAACAGAAGATTATCGTCAACGGGGTAGACGCAGATTTTCTGAAGGCGATTTTCTCACAGCAGTTGTTACCTATCCCACTGTTGCCCCTCCTGTAGTGAGAAAAGAAATTAAGAAATTAGTCCAGGAATTAGGAATTGATGATGTGCAAACAGCCTATGACGAAGCTGTTTCTGTAGCGATATTTTTCCTTTGGCGAGAATTTGGCGGTAATCTCAATATCGGTATTGAATCTTTTAAAACTCGCTGTCATCAAAATGGGAACAAATGGTCACAAAATGTCCTTGTTTTAGATATTGGTGGAGGCACAACTGACTTAGCTTTAATTGAACTCACCCTAGAAGATAAGACTCCTTTCTTTGCAGACAATGAAGATAGAGGACTAGGAGGACGTTACTATAAACTTACTCCCAAGCTATTAGGTTCTTCTGGACATTTACAATTAGGTGGAGAATTAATTACTTTACGAATTTTCCGCCTTTTGAAAGTTGCTATTTCTGATTTTCTCCTCACCGCAGTAACTACAGGTGACATCGAAAGCGACAAGTTAGAAGACTTAATTAACTCTGAATTAAATGACCGTTTTTTAGAAGATGGGAAATTTAAAACTGGTAGTTTGTTAAAATGTATAGATAAAGAAAATCCCGAAGGTGATGTTGCCTTTAAAGATGCCCTAGATACGGCCGAAAAAGTATTACCAACCCGTTGGCAACAAGCAACCCAACGCCTGCAAACCTTTTACACATTGTGGGATCATGCTGAAGCCGCTAAACTCAAATTAGGACAAAAACCACCCACAGATGGTTCTTTATTAACCTTCACTTTAAACGAACAACAAATTGGCGAACTGCTGTCCCAAAGTTCTGTTAAATTTCAAGTGAGAAGTTCTGAATCTATTTCTATAACCTTAGATAATGAGCAATTTGACCGGGCTGCTATGTCTTCTATTAAAGAAGCAATTGGTATTGCTAAAGGCTTAATGGAAAGCCGTCTAAGTTCAGAACCTAATCAAAAAGTAGATTGGTTAATTCTTTCTGGCAAAACTTGTAGTCTTGATCTTGTTCAACAACAAATTTACGAAGAATTTAGTCAATCACCCTATTTTGTTTGGAATCCAGAACGAATTACTTTTGTTTTAGAATTTACCAAACTTGCTACTTCCGCAGGTGCTTGTTATGCTGAAAAACTGCGTCGCTTTCGATTTGATCCGGAAGAATCTAAAAATCTGTTACGCAAAGGTGCAAATCAATTAGAAATTGATGTCAAAAACCTGTTTTATTATCTTCCTTGTAACTTCAAACGCAAAACCCAAAGTAACGAACCCTTAGCCATTTTTAATGCAGGACAAGAATTATATCAACTTGCACCTTGGGATACTGTGGCTAAAGTGCGGACACCTTGGCAGGGAATACAATTAACTAATATTATCCATCGTCAAGATTACGAAAACGGTACTTTTCGCCTGTGGGGGAGTTTTGATGGTAAAATCTTGATGGATAAATTGGGCATGGAAGAACAGGAATTTCTCAAAAAAATTAAGGTTCAATTTGAGATTGATCAAGCTTTACAATTTAGTGTTTTACTATGTCGAGGTAATCCCCATTATTTAATAGATGTAACTGGTATTGATGTGAATTTAGTTGTATCTAAATCTGCTGAAAATACCTTGTTTACTGATGGCAATTTAAAATGGAATATTGCTATAGAAAACCATCAACACAACTTAAATGATGGTGATATTGCTGTGAATGTTTTAGAGTCAGCAACAGTTGATCAACCTCATGCTTATCATTTAGTATTTGCAGTTGATAATAATGATGATAGTAAATTAATAGAAACATTTCATTATTTACAGGATGGTGTGAAGCAACCAGGAACAGGATTAATTAGTAAATCATTGCCACCATTTCCCCAAAGTGGTCAACATACCTTCTATATTTATCAAACTGATAATGAAACCAATACTAAAAAATGGATTCGGATTGGTACACTCAGCAGACCGGATATTATCACAGATTATCCTTGTCAATATCATGTAACTCTTGATAATACAGGAATATTAAGAATGCACGCTGGTGCAGTTCCTTATTGGAAATCTAATAATCAAGAATGTCTGCAAGAGGAAGGATGTGTTTATCAAGCAGAATTGGAATTACAACCCAATGAAGTTGATAAAGAACGTGATCCATTTTCTGGTATTCATTAG
- a CDS encoding dynamin family protein, with the protein MEPDKLARLKEYGEFILRKIDSVPQRPSQEEDWVPTSLDDCLLRLRAAAENTIKLATSPVKIGVMGEFSSGKSLLLGSLIGYADALPVSENPTTGNVTAIHIKPQDGFATTQVDNYTVEYLSHEGVNECLHFMLKEANRRATSAGVTPLQVAKIKTGKDISIWCEEVWKSSNNLELRYLVRELLSFLRAYQAYGEALCGRFYQIDAITAREGLQLAEMPMAIQSLKFEDLPAAPIRLPNAPQRLGTQLLQTSFLLIRRVDIEVKISREIWDVTGAEEFVLLDFPGLGAANSGTRDTFLSLRELTQVQTILVLLNGKSPGSDRANKIFTMMQQQRPGQDLKDLILVGVGRFDQLPLESEGGERELDLLINNQSNFQPLQTNIVFQKLKVLKTIIDGAEAFTSQKDRIVLLSPLLGLAELAKRSSQVKAGSEEFLANLDYPDYLERPKKLQQKWGDLSEGLLSVDGRNQLGKQLGYFAQDGGISKLRELIQTHVANHGLKQLYEDSRRAADVIRQQQEYLNEIIAEIHEQGIPTVDTPALMELRLAIESLDKIYRNFQKGLGKEQLKDRRGIVVSDVIKDELTLRILNWSQWTLLFNKVQNGTITLAEFKGAAGKLFDRGNRVNTALPTKSDDFYPAFEKTVKELETFASDRIRQAVIDLLSSMAHQITLEREKLQAILQPEMEQEIEEKFGLEEADLFYKLLLGCDPRQWKEAIIAEINNHDQSIKPEGIFPLAKQDEKHSVGQIFDWSPERNQNPSRSVNHQLFVLRLRDEITASASLHLVQYVNESNQQVNIEINGILDQIIPSLQNLAKKETLLRYIAARDSQAELAIPAWLEILTDIATINEAELFSHI; encoded by the coding sequence ATGGAACCAGATAAGCTGGCGCGATTGAAAGAGTACGGTGAATTTATCCTCCGCAAAATTGACTCAGTACCCCAACGCCCTTCCCAGGAGGAAGATTGGGTTCCCACTAGTCTGGATGATTGTTTGTTGCGGTTACGAGCAGCGGCTGAAAACACGATAAAACTGGCAACCTCACCGGTGAAAATCGGCGTAATGGGGGAATTTAGCAGCGGTAAAAGTTTGTTGCTAGGAAGTCTGATTGGTTATGCGGACGCTTTACCAGTGAGTGAAAATCCGACAACTGGTAACGTCACAGCTATTCATATTAAACCCCAAGATGGTTTTGCAACTACCCAAGTAGATAATTATACGGTGGAATATTTATCCCATGAAGGGGTGAATGAGTGCTTACACTTCATGCTGAAAGAAGCAAACCGTCGCGCTACGTCTGCTGGGGTGACACCTTTACAAGTTGCAAAAATTAAAACTGGTAAAGATATCAGTATTTGGTGTGAGGAAGTTTGGAAAAGCTCAAATAATTTAGAGTTGCGTTATTTGGTGCGGGAGTTGTTGTCATTTTTGCGGGCTTATCAGGCTTATGGTGAGGCTTTATGCGGTCGCTTTTACCAAATTGATGCTATTACCGCCCGTGAAGGTTTACAACTGGCAGAAATGCCAATGGCGATTCAATCTCTCAAATTTGAAGATTTACCAGCAGCACCTATTCGCTTACCAAACGCGCCACAAAGATTAGGGACGCAATTATTACAAACTAGTTTTCTCTTGATTCGTCGCGTTGATATTGAAGTAAAAATATCAAGAGAAATATGGGATGTGACAGGTGCAGAAGAATTTGTCCTGTTAGATTTTCCCGGTTTGGGTGCGGCTAATTCTGGAACTAGAGATACATTTTTATCATTGCGAGAATTGACACAGGTACAGACAATTCTAGTCTTACTTAATGGTAAATCGCCAGGGAGCGATCGCGCCAATAAAATTTTCACAATGATGCAGCAACAACGCCCCGGACAAGACCTAAAAGATTTAATTCTCGTAGGTGTGGGACGTTTTGATCAACTACCTTTAGAAAGTGAAGGTGGGGAAAGGGAACTAGATTTATTAATTAATAATCAATCTAATTTTCAACCTTTACAAACAAATATAGTTTTCCAAAAATTGAAAGTTCTCAAAACCATTATTGATGGGGCTGAAGCATTCACTTCTCAAAAAGACAGAATTGTTTTATTATCACCTCTGTTAGGATTAGCTGAATTAGCTAAACGTTCTAGTCAAGTGAAAGCTGGTTCTGAGGAATTTCTCGCCAATTTAGATTATCCTGATTATCTAGAAAGACCAAAAAAACTACAACAGAAATGGGGTGATTTAAGCGAGGGTTTATTATCAGTAGATGGACGGAATCAGTTAGGAAAACAATTAGGTTATTTTGCTCAAGATGGCGGTATTAGTAAATTAAGAGAATTGATTCAAACTCATGTTGCTAATCACGGCTTAAAGCAATTGTATGAAGATAGCCGTCGGGCTGCTGATGTTATTCGTCAACAACAAGAATATCTCAACGAGATTATTGCCGAAATTCATGAACAAGGCATACCCACAGTTGATACTCCGGCGTTAATGGAATTGAGATTAGCCATAGAAAGTTTAGATAAAATCTACAGAAACTTCCAAAAAGGTTTAGGGAAAGAACAACTAAAAGATCGGAGAGGAATTGTAGTTAGTGATGTCATTAAAGATGAACTAACATTGAGAATTTTGAATTGGAGTCAATGGACATTACTATTTAATAAAGTCCAAAATGGCACAATTACCTTAGCAGAATTTAAAGGTGCAGCCGGGAAATTATTTGATAGAGGAAATCGGGTAAATACCGCTCTACCAACTAAGAGTGATGACTTTTATCCAGCCTTTGAGAAAACAGTCAAAGAATTGGAAACCTTTGCCAGCGATCGCATTCGTCAAGCCGTGATAGACTTATTAAGCTCAATGGCACATCAAATCACCTTAGAACGGGAAAAACTGCAAGCCATTCTTCAGCCAGAAATGGAACAAGAAATTGAAGAAAAATTTGGACTTGAAGAAGCCGACTTATTTTATAAACTGTTATTAGGATGTGATCCTCGTCAGTGGAAAGAAGCCATAATTGCCGAAATCAATAACCATGATCAAAGTATCAAACCAGAAGGTATTTTTCCCTTAGCTAAACAAGATGAAAAACATAGTGTAGGGCAAATTTTTGATTGGTCTCCCGAAAGAAATCAAAACCCATCTAGAAGTGTGAATCATCAACTTTTCGTCCTCCGACTGCGAGATGAAATTACCGCTAGTGCTAGTCTTCACCTTGTCCAGTATGTAAATGAAAGCAATCAGCAAGTAAATATAGAAATCAATGGAATTTTAGATCAAATAATTCCCAGTTTACAAAACCTTGCAAAAAAAGAAACACTACTCAGATATATTGCTGCTAGAGATTCACAAGCTGAACTAGCCATTCCTGCTTGGTTAGAAATTTTAACCGATATTGCCACAATTAATGAAGCCGAACTATTCAGCCATATTTAA
- a CDS encoding G-D-S-L family lipolytic protein, with the protein MPSFQTSISMQLSVSPKLCQPLKIVALGDSLVYGYGDPEKGGWVEQLRRWWMLPDSVGHVLYNLGVRGDRTQQVAHRLEAEFRHRGEIRNRVPDLIILSVGVNDTPRLRSPNGKNYTDFSQFELEIATLLDQAKQLCPVLFVGMVPVDETKMPFLDCLFYNHADQYRYKEATRQACEQRQIPYLDIFDQWMQRSQAWRSERITSDGLHPNTLGYQDLLEAVLNWRELAQYHCQADYGAELKIGNR; encoded by the coding sequence ATGCCAAGTTTCCAGACTTCTATCTCAATGCAATTATCTGTATCGCCAAAACTTTGTCAACCTTTAAAAATTGTTGCCTTGGGAGATAGCTTAGTATATGGATACGGCGACCCAGAGAAAGGCGGTTGGGTAGAACAACTGCGACGGTGGTGGATGTTACCGGACAGTGTGGGTCATGTGCTTTATAATTTGGGGGTTAGGGGCGATCGCACACAGCAAGTTGCCCACCGTTTAGAAGCAGAATTTCGTCACCGAGGAGAAATCCGTAATCGTGTCCCTGACTTAATTATTTTATCTGTCGGTGTCAATGATACACCTCGATTAAGAAGTCCCAACGGCAAAAATTACACAGATTTTAGTCAGTTTGAACTAGAAATCGCCACATTACTAGATCAAGCCAAACAACTTTGTCCTGTGCTATTTGTGGGGATGGTTCCCGTAGACGAAACCAAAATGCCTTTCCTTGACTGTCTATTTTACAATCACGCCGACCAATATCGCTATAAAGAAGCAACACGCCAAGCTTGTGAACAAAGACAAATTCCCTACTTAGATATTTTTGATCAATGGATGCAACGTAGTCAAGCTTGGAGAAGTGAACGCATTACCAGCGACGGACTGCACCCCAACACTCTGGGCTATCAAGACTTATTAGAAGCCGTACTCAACTGGAGAGAATTGGCACAATATCATTGTCAAGCTGACTATGGGGCAGAATTAAAAATTGGTAATCGGTAA
- the pheA gene encoding prephenate dehydratase, with product MNLKIAHLGPPGTYAEQAAFFYLNWLNTHQGITSQKSFELCPYSTIAQSLQAITDKKAEIAVVPVENSIEGSVNMTLDSLWQLDSLKIQLALVLPIQHTLISFATSLDSIKTVYSHPQALAQCQGWLSQFLPNVNLIPSNSTTEALQGLEEEVTTAAISSSRAAQLYNLPILAREINDYPENCTRFWVVSTEENNTIDCTHTSLAFSVPANIPGALMKALSVFACLGINLSRIESRPTKRSLGEYLFYLDIEADVNAQMMKSALEELQNYTEILKIFGSYSVLPIIL from the coding sequence ATGAATCTGAAAATTGCTCATTTAGGTCCACCGGGAACTTATGCCGAACAAGCGGCTTTTTTTTATCTCAACTGGTTAAACACCCACCAGGGCATTACTTCTCAAAAAAGTTTTGAACTATGTCCATATTCGACAATTGCTCAATCACTACAAGCCATAACAGACAAAAAAGCAGAAATAGCTGTTGTTCCTGTGGAAAATTCTATTGAAGGCAGTGTCAACATGACACTAGATAGCTTATGGCAATTAGATAGTTTAAAAATTCAATTAGCTTTAGTTCTACCAATTCAACATACATTAATTTCCTTTGCAACTAGTTTAGACTCTATTAAAACTGTATATTCACATCCTCAGGCCCTAGCTCAATGCCAGGGATGGTTATCACAGTTTTTACCAAATGTCAATTTAATTCCGAGTAATTCTACTACTGAAGCACTACAAGGATTAGAAGAGGAAGTAACAACAGCAGCTATATCATCTAGCAGAGCTGCACAACTGTATAATTTACCTATTCTCGCTAGGGAAATTAATGATTATCCAGAAAACTGCACTCGGTTTTGGGTAGTTAGCACGGAGGAAAATAATACTATTGATTGTACTCATACATCTCTAGCCTTCAGTGTACCAGCTAATATACCAGGGGCATTAATGAAAGCGTTGTCAGTGTTTGCTTGTCTGGGTATTAACCTGAGTCGAATTGAATCGCGTCCCACAAAACGTTCTTTAGGAGAATATTTATTTTATTTGGACATAGAAGCAGATGTGAATGCACAGATGATGAAATCTGCTTTAGAGGAATTACAAAATTATACAGAAATCTTGAAAATCTTTGGTAGCTATAGTGTGTTACCAATCATTCTGTAA
- a CDS encoding DUF1997 domain-containing protein, with protein MATKFIASQSVEISVPQQSIPIQHYLRQPQRLVNALVDNTRIQQLSDEVFRLKMRPLSFMSLSIQPTVDMRVWADTSGTIYLRSLGCEILGFEYINQRFALNLKGYLSPVELNSETHLQGKADLEVLVDIPQPFSFTPKSILETTGNGLLKSVLLTIKQRLLHHLLEDYRHWGIQEASNTEIDHNIPDSASHITNLEF; from the coding sequence ATGGCTACTAAGTTTATTGCCTCTCAATCGGTGGAAATTTCCGTTCCTCAGCAATCTATTCCCATTCAACACTACCTACGTCAGCCTCAACGTTTGGTAAATGCCCTAGTTGATAATACAAGAATTCAACAACTTTCTGATGAAGTATTTCGGTTAAAAATGCGTCCTCTGTCTTTTATGTCACTGAGTATTCAACCAACTGTAGACATGAGAGTTTGGGCAGATACTAGTGGGACAATTTATTTGCGATCGCTCGGCTGTGAAATCCTGGGTTTTGAGTATATTAACCAAAGGTTTGCTCTCAATTTAAAAGGCTATTTGTCACCAGTAGAACTCAATAGTGAAACTCACCTCCAAGGAAAAGCTGATTTAGAAGTTTTGGTAGACATACCGCAACCATTTTCCTTTACACCCAAATCAATTTTAGAAACTACAGGTAATGGATTACTCAAAAGTGTGTTGTTAACAATTAAGCAAAGATTGTTACACCACCTTCTAGAAGATTATCGGCATTGGGGTATCCAAGAAGCTAGTAACACGGAGATTGATCATAACATTCCTGATAGCGCAAGCCATATTACAAATCTTGAATTTTGA
- a CDS encoding ribonuclease HII, whose translation MKKTPWDNSNWLEFSTYSNIQGAVGGVDEVGRGALFGPVVAAAVILPVEALSILMIDDIKDSKKLSSSRRTKLAEKINTLALDWRIGYATTAEIDELNILQATLLAMKRAVLKLRVKPELCLIDGNQLVKNLPIPQETIVKGDEKSLNIAAASIMAKVWRDDLVQRLALKYPLYDLENNKGYGSQRHLLALQKYGPSLLHRQSFRPCQILSSTKLSESGFSGFKDFQD comes from the coding sequence ATGAAGAAAACACCCTGGGATAATTCAAATTGGTTAGAGTTTTCTACTTACTCAAATATACAGGGTGCAGTTGGGGGTGTAGATGAAGTAGGACGAGGTGCTTTATTTGGTCCTGTAGTTGCAGCGGCAGTTATATTACCAGTAGAGGCTTTATCAATACTGATGATAGATGACATTAAGGATAGTAAAAAGTTGTCTAGTTCTCGCAGGACTAAACTGGCTGAAAAAATTAATACTCTGGCTTTAGACTGGAGAATTGGTTATGCGACAACGGCGGAAATAGATGAGTTGAATATTTTACAAGCAACTTTATTAGCAATGAAGCGGGCTGTACTGAAGTTGCGGGTAAAACCAGAACTGTGTTTGATTGATGGTAATCAGTTGGTGAAGAATTTACCAATACCACAAGAAACGATTGTCAAGGGTGATGAGAAATCCCTGAATATTGCCGCAGCTAGTATCATGGCCAAGGTGTGGCGTGATGATTTGGTGCAGCGGTTAGCTTTAAAATATCCTTTGTATGATTTGGAAAACAATAAAGGTTATGGTAGCCAACGTCATTTACTGGCTCTCCAAAAATATGGACCTTCACTTCTACATCGTCAATCTTTTCGTCCTTGCCAAATTCTCTCCTCGACTAAATTGTCAGAATCAGGATTTTCAGGATTTAAGGATTTCCAGGATTAA
- a CDS encoding Rne/Rng family ribonuclease codes for MPKQIIIAEQHQIAAVFSEDQIQELVVATGHHQIGDIYLGVVENVLPGIDAAFVNIGDPERNGFIHVTDLGPLRLKRSAAAITELLIPQQKTLVQVMKEPTGSKGPRLTGNITLPGRYVVLMPYGRGVNLSRRIKSENERNRLRALAILVKPAGMGLLVRTEAEGKPEEAIIEDLEVLQKQWELVQQEAVSSRAPALLNRDDDFIQRVLRDMYGGDVNRIVVDSSTGLKRVKQYLQNWSGGQTPQGLLIDHHRDRSPILEYFRINAAVREALRPRVDLPSGGYVIIQPTEALTVIDVNSGSFTRSATARETVLWTNCEAAAEIARQLRLRNIAGVIVVDFIDMESRRDQMQVLEHFNKALKADKARPQIAQLTELGLVELTRKRQGQNIYELFGETCPTCGGLGHTVRLPGETENRLPIPAADIQERFAPMPQKESRPVTRIPDIGSVTPAIPRDTYDGFGDGFDSESEFSSANLINHPSYQDLNDSKRRTRTRRSRIGVNDANGKDETRLTNNPLSFVNDADLDLEEAEISLPEISPPTINKSGWTERPERAKVKLEPIKVEPPEIINVEMSTKEQDTFAEMGISPLLKLDREGKSTRSVIINVVQPGQSPIEEAEFIPELIVTEKTIPEIVSIKSPTPIFEPEVEPYFPPLVIVPELIIVPEEKEPETEVEIETETEIETEIETETNNSSIPNRRRRRRSSALDTDGFGL; via the coding sequence ATGCCAAAACAAATTATCATCGCGGAGCAGCATCAAATTGCTGCTGTATTTTCGGAAGATCAAATACAAGAACTTGTTGTAGCTACGGGTCATCACCAAATTGGTGATATCTATTTAGGTGTAGTAGAAAATGTATTACCTGGGATAGATGCGGCTTTTGTAAATATCGGCGATCCAGAACGCAACGGTTTTATTCACGTCACTGACTTGGGTCCACTGAGGCTGAAACGTAGTGCAGCAGCGATTACAGAACTGTTGATACCACAGCAAAAAACCTTAGTGCAGGTGATGAAAGAGCCAACTGGATCAAAAGGTCCCCGGCTCACAGGTAACATCACCTTACCCGGACGTTATGTAGTGTTAATGCCCTACGGACGGGGTGTAAATTTATCAAGACGGATTAAAAGTGAGAATGAGCGTAACCGTCTGCGGGCTTTAGCAATTTTGGTGAAACCAGCCGGAATGGGTTTACTAGTCCGCACAGAGGCAGAAGGTAAACCAGAAGAAGCAATTATTGAAGATTTAGAAGTGCTGCAAAAGCAATGGGAACTTGTTCAGCAAGAAGCTGTATCCTCCCGTGCGCCAGCCTTGCTTAATCGTGATGACGACTTTATTCAGCGCGTTCTCAGAGATATGTATGGTGGTGATGTGAATCGCATTGTTGTTGATTCCAGCACTGGCTTAAAACGGGTGAAGCAGTATTTACAAAACTGGAGTGGTGGACAAACACCCCAAGGATTGCTGATTGATCATCACCGCGATCGCTCACCAATTTTAGAATACTTCCGCATCAATGCGGCTGTCCGCGAAGCCCTAAGACCGAGAGTAGATTTACCATCAGGTGGTTATGTCATCATTCAACCCACAGAAGCATTAACCGTCATAGATGTTAACTCCGGTTCTTTCACCCGTTCTGCAACTGCTAGAGAAACAGTGCTGTGGACAAACTGTGAAGCAGCGGCGGAAATTGCGCGTCAGTTACGGTTGCGAAACATTGCCGGCGTGATTGTGGTTGATTTCATTGATATGGAATCCAGACGCGATCAAATGCAAGTTTTAGAACACTTTAACAAAGCTCTCAAAGCTGATAAAGCCCGTCCGCAAATTGCCCAACTAACTGAACTAGGTTTAGTTGAACTTACTCGTAAGCGTCAAGGCCAAAATATTTATGAATTGTTTGGTGAAACTTGTCCTACTTGCGGCGGTTTAGGACATACCGTCAGATTACCAGGAGAAACGGAAAACCGCTTACCTATACCCGCTGCGGACATCCAAGAGCGGTTTGCACCGATGCCGCAAAAGGAATCACGGCCAGTTACCCGTATTCCTGATATTGGTAGCGTTACACCAGCCATACCACGAGATACTTATGATGGATTTGGAGATGGATTTGACAGCGAATCGGAATTTAGCTCCGCAAATCTAATTAATCATCCTAGCTATCAAGACTTAAATGATAGCAAGCGCCGTACCCGTACCCGTCGTAGCCGTATTGGTGTGAATGATGCGAATGGTAAGGATGAAACCCGCTTAACTAACAATCCTCTCAGTTTTGTTAATGATGCAGATTTAGACTTAGAAGAAGCTGAAATATCATTACCAGAAATCTCCCCACCGACTATTAATAAATCAGGTTGGACAGAAAGGCCAGAACGGGCAAAAGTTAAATTAGAACCAATTAAGGTAGAACCACCGGAGATTATTAATGTCGAAATGTCGACAAAAGAACAAGATACATTTGCGGAAATGGGAATTTCTCCTTTACTTAAGTTAGATCGGGAAGGAAAAAGTACAAGATCGGTGATTATCAATGTTGTTCAACCAGGACAATCACCTATTGAGGAAGCTGAATTTATCCCCGAACTAATTGTTACTGAAAAGACAATTCCTGAAATTGTTTCCATTAAATCACCGACACCAATATTTGAGCCAGAAGTAGAACCTTATTTCCCACCATTAGTAATAGTCCCAGAATTGATAATAGTTCCAGAGGAAAAAGAACCTGAAACAGAAGTTGAAATAGAAACTGAAACTGAAATAGAAACTGAAATAGAAACTGAAACTAATAATAGCTCTATTCCTAATCGTCGTCGCCGTCGTCGTTCATCAGCCTTAGATACAGATGGTTTTGGACTATGA